The region TTACCTTGCATACGGCCAACCCAACACCATTTCAAAAAATTATTTTGAGCCCAGCGCTTACCCTTATGAAATCTGGCATTACTATGCTCTGAAAAATCAAAAAAACAAAAAATTTGTTTTTTATAATCCCGACCTTGTTACCAATGATTTTACCCTGATACATTCAGATGCCATTGGAGAAATAAATGATTACAAATGGCAACAAAAAATATACGGAAGAAATAATGTTACTAACGATATTGATAATGATGGAGTAAGAAACCACTGGGGAAGAAAAAGTGATGAATACTTCAAGAATCCCTATTAAAATTTCATCAACATATAATCAACCTTAGCAATATTCCTGTCATAAACAGAAATTTTATACAGGTTTCTTAAATAATGATATATTTGTTCTCTTGAAAGTTGCCGTTGTCATATTAAACTGGAATGGTAGAAGTTTTCTGGAAAAATTTTTACCCTTTGTAATTAAATACAGCAGTGACATTGCGGAAATTATTGTTGCCGACAATGCCTCTTCAGATGATTCTGTGAATTTTTTAAAAAATAATTTTCCTGAAAATAGGCTTATCATCAATGAATCTAACGGGGGTTTTGCCAAAGGGTATAATGATGCGCTGAAACAAATAGAAGCCGAATATTATATTCTTTTAAATTCAGATATTGAAGTTACACCAGGATGGATAGAACCTGTCATCAGGCTCATGGATTCAGATAAAAATATTGCCGCCTGTCAACCAAAGCTGTTATCGTATTATGAAAGAAATAAGTTTGAATATGCCGGTGCTGCCGGTGGCTTTATTGATAAATACGGCTATCCATTCTGTCGCGGACGTATGTTCCTTTCTTTAGAAGAAGATCTCGGGCAATATGACAATAACTGTGAAATTTTTTGGGCAACAGGAGCATGTCTTTTCGTGCGGGCAGAGCTCTTCCATAAATTCGGCGGATTGGATGAAGATTTTTTTGCGCATATGGAAGAAATAGATTTTTGCTGGAGACTCAAAAACCACGGTTATAAAATTATGTATTGCCATGAATCCAAAATATACCATATAGGAGGCGGCACATTGCCAAAAAGCTCGGCACGCAAAACCTATCTGAATTTCAGAAATAATTTCACATTGTTATATAAAAACCTTCCCAAAAACAGAGTATTTCCTGTATTTTCAATCCGGCTGGTATTGGATAGCATTGCAGCTTTTAAGTTTCTACTCGACGGCGGCCTGAGAGATTTCCTTGCCGTCACAAGGGCTCACCTGTCATTTTACCGCAGATTTGGCAGAATACGGCAAAAACGTAAAATGCAGGTTCAGCAAACAGTGGAACAGATTTATAAAGCAAGCATCGTTAAAGAATATCACATTTCGGGAAAAAAGAAATTCAGTGAACTTAATTCTTCAAAATTTCTATAACAGCAGACTTCCCGTTTACATATAATTTACTTTAAATATAGCCCTAAAGATATTTTCTTATTCCTTTTGAATTAGCCATACTTCATAAAATTAAGAAGAGAAACACATTCAAAATTGTATTTTTGCAAATAAAAAAACTTTGGTCATTCTTGATTATAAATTTTACCAGCGTGATGATGTAGTTCGGATTGCAAAAGAACTGCTTGGAAAAACTTTGTGCACAAAAATTGATGAAAAGTTGTGTGGTGGTATCATTACAGAAACCGAAGCCTATGCCGGTATTCATGACAAGGCCTCACACGCTTATGGCGGAAGGCGTTCGGAACGCACTGAAATCATGTATCAAAAAGGAGGCACAGCCTATGTTTACCTGTGCTATGGGGTACATTCACTTTTTAATGTTGTAACCAACAAAAAAGATATTCCCGATGCCGTGCTGATTCGCGGTATCGCCCCGGTTACAGGTACCGAATTTATGCTGCAGAGAACCGGCAAAAAAACTCTTGATAAAAATTTTAGTATCGGGCCGGGTAAGGTTTCTAAAGCACTTGGAATACATTATTCTCATACAGGTATTGACCTGTGCGGAGATACAATTTGGCTTGAAGATACAGGGATAATAGTTCATGAAGATGAAATAAAAACGGGTACACGCATTGGAGTAAACTATGCCGGAGAGGATGCACTCCTGCCCTACCGCTTCATTTTTATCAATTATCAAAAATAAATATGGCAACATTTCACAGAATAACTTTGAAGCATGGCAAAGAAGAAGCATTGCTACGTTACCACCCATGGGTATTTTCGGGTGCTATTCACAGAATAGAAGGAGAACCTTCAGAAGGAGACATCGTTGAAGTGTATTCATCTCACAACGAATTTTTAGGGACAGGGCATTACAATCAGGGTTCTATAAACGTCAGAATATTTTCTTTTGAACAAACAAAATGCGATCGGGCATTTTGGAAAAAGAAACTTGAAAATGCTTTAAATTACCGCAAACTCCTTGGACTATTTGAAAGTAAAGATACAAATGCTTACAGGCTTGTGTTTGGTGAGGGTGACGGACTGCCGGGACTCATAATAGATTTTTATAACGGAACGGCTGTTATACAGTGTCACACTTACGGTATGTACCTTTTGCATCAGCAATTTGCTGAAATTATAAGTGAATTATATAATGAAAAAATACACTCCATATATCTTAAATGCGAAGAAACTCTGCCTAAAAAATTCAATGGCCAAATACATAACGCTTACCTGCTTAAAAAAGAAAAAGAAAATACAATAACAGAAAACGATTGTCAATATTTTGTGGATTGGGAAAACGGGCAGAAAACCGGATTTTTTTTAGACCAAAGGGAAAACCGCAGAACACTAATGCCTTTCTGTAAAAACAAAACAGTTTTAAACACATTTTGTTATACGGGTAGTTTTTCAGTTTGTGCCCTTAAGGCGGGGGCTTCGCTTGTTCATTCTGTTGATTCTTCAGCCAGAGCCATTGAATTAACCGAAAAGAACATTGATTTAAACGGCTTTTCCAGCCAAGGCCACCTTTCATTCAGGTCTGATGTGATAGAATATTTAAAAAATGATGACAATACCTATGATATTATCATTCTGGATCCACCTGCATTTGCTAAGCATCTCAAGACAAAACACAGTGCTGTTCAGGGTTATAAAAGACTGAATGAGGCAGCCATGCAAAAAATCCGGAAAGGCGGATTTCTTTTTACTTTTTCATGCTCACAGGTAGTTGATGCTGTTTTGTTCCGTTCAACAGTGATTGCTGCTGCCATACAAAGCAAACGGGAAATAAGGATAGCCGGGACTTTAACACAGCCTCCCGATCACCCGGTCAGTGCTTTTCATCCGGAGGGTGAATATCTAAAAGGCTTGATATTACAGATTGAATAGAACATCCATGAAAGTAGCTTCAAATAAAACTGCTGATATAATACGGTATGTCAGAAAATGCCTCAAGGATGTGTATCCTGAAGAGGAAATCGCTTCTTTTATTTTTATTTTATTTGAATCCTATTGCAAACTAAATAAAACAGGCTTACTGTCAGGGAAACGGGAATATATCAATGAGTCTGAATTGCTTTTAATTTATAATGCCGTGAAAGAGCTTGAGCATCATAAACCCATACAATACATTACCGGAACAACATGGTTTTATGGCCTGGAGTTCATTGTGGAACCTGCAGTACTTATCCCCCGCCCTGAAACAGAAGAACTTGTGGAGATAATTATAAAGGAAAATAAAAATAATGGAAGTCAAAAAATTCTTGATATAGGCACCGGTAGTGGCTGCATTGCTGTTTCATTAAAGAAATATTTACCTTTTGCAGAAATTTCAGCCATGGAGGTTGCTCAAGAGGCTCTCGAAATTGCCCGTGGAAACTCAGAGAAAAACAATTCAGATATTCATTTTATTCATGCTGATATTCTCAACGAAAAGCAATGGGGAAAAAAGAAATATGATATCATAGTCAGCAATCCGCCCTATGTAAAGGAATCCGAAAAAAAAATGATGTCAAAAAATATCCTGGATTATGAGCCTGCCCAAGCGCTTTTTGTAAGTGACACAAACCCCCTGATTTTTTACAATGCAATTTTTAGCTTTTCCTCTCGCCAGAAAAACAAAACAAAAATTTATCTGGAAATTAATGAAAGTATGGCTGAAGAATTAATTGCACTGGCTAATACATACAATATCAGCGAAATCAATATTGTAAAAGATATTCATGGAAAAAACAGGTTTTTCATTTGCGAATTAAGTTAACCTTACTCTTGGGTCAAGCAGCCCATATACAATATCTGTCAGGATATTTATTACTACCAGAATAACTGAAATAAACAATATAGCTCCCATCACTACAGGGAAATCATATTTGCCGAGGCCGTCCACCATCACCATGCCCATGCCTTTCCAGTCGAACACATATTCTACAAAAACGGCGCCGGCCATTAAAGACGCGAACCATCCGGAAATGGCTGTTACAACCGGGTTCATAACATTTTTCAGAGCGTGCCTTGTAATAACTTTGAAGAAAGAAAGCCCCTTGGCTTTTGCTGTACGTATATAATCCTGCGATAGTACTTCAAGCATGGAGCTTCTAGTAAGTTCCACAATAATTGCCAGTGGTCTGATTCCGAGAGTCAAAGCAGGCAAAATAATATTTTTCAGGTTCAGGTGTACCCCTTCTCCAAAATCGTCGATGCTATATAGGCTGCCTATCATATTTAGTCCTGTATATTCTCCCAGTATATATGCAAAGACCCAGGCTATTAGTATAGCTGCAAAAAATGATGGCACCGACATACCGATAACTGATAAAAACATGGCAATCTGGTCGAACCAACTATCCTTTTTAACAGCACAGATTATTCCAGTAAAAATTCCTAAAACAGCAGCAAATAAAATAGACACCACAGCCAGCAAGGCAGTGAGTGGGAAGGCTTCTAAAAGGATGTCAGTAACCTTTGCTTTGCTTTGATACGAACGGCGCAAATAGGGAGATTTAATCACAAGTGCTTTTGTCTCTGAAATATTGAACAACCTGGTCAAAGGTTTATATTTTGCTTCATCAAGAAAAAAATAACTGTTGTTATCGGAAAAATTATGTACTGATATGGGAGACAAATCGTTCAGATAGTTAATATATTGCAGATAAAGCGGTTTATCGCGGCCAAGGTCTTTGTTGATAGCTTCTACTGAAGCACTGTCGGCACGCTGCCCTAACATCATACGTGCCGGATCGGCAGGAAGTACGTTGAACAATAAAAACACTATGGTAATTACACCGAATAAAACAAGAAAACCATAAAACAAACGTTTAGCAAGAAAGTGCAACATGTTTTATTTTTTCTCTTTTTCAGGAATAGCAGATTTCTTTTCTAAAAGCAGTTTTTCGTATCCGGGTATTTTTTCTTTAAATTCTTTATATTCCGGGAAATCCCGCCACGCCCATTTATCAAGAACCACGCCTTCTTTTAACAGTATCAGCCCGGGATTTGAACGTACCACACTTTTCAGGGCAGTTTCATCTACGGTATAGAATTCATAATCAGCTTTAACCTCATGGCGAAAATAATCAATAGTCTGGAAATCGGAACCGCAAAGTGCGGCAAAGCCTATAGTGTCTTTCAGGCAGGTTTCGTAAAACTCATTAATGCGAGGGTAAACAGTTTCTTCTGTTTTTGTAATATCATAGATAACAAGAAGAAACTGGTAGCATTGATTACTTATTAATTCAACATTATGATTTACTTTGTCCACATCATCAATCATGAAATCATGTATGGGAGCGGGTTTATATTCCTGAAGAACCGTTTTTTTCTGGTCGACAAATTCAAGCTTGTTGAAGAATGACGTATCCTGCCAAGGCAATGTTTTACTGGTATATTCAAACATTTCCCCTGTTACTTTATGTTTATATATGAGTTTAATATCTGCTATTTCCGGTGTGTCAACAACTTTTTCGGAGATTTTAGTTCCGACTTTCCAATGCATAAAATCTATGAGAGGCAGGTGACGGTAACAATATATTGATAACCAGAGAATTATTGTAAGACCTATGAACATTATTCCATATTGAGTAACAGCAGGAAAACGATTGGTAATTTTTTTTCTACCGGCAAAAACCACCAGAACAAAAATCATCAATACAACATTTTTAAAAAATGTTTCCCAGTTCGTCATAATGATGGCATCGCCAAAGCAACCACAATCCGAAACCGGGTTAAAAATGGCAAGGACGATAGTAAGAATGGTAAAAAATACCATATACAAAAGCATAATCCAGGAAAAAAACCTGATTTTAATATTAAATAAAAAACAAAAGCCAATCAGAAACTCTGAACAAAACAACAGGAACCCAAGAAATAGAGAAGCAGGCATAAGCCACTCCATACCGAATGCAAGAAAATAATCATTAAATTTATACATAGAGCCAAGCAGGTCAACAGCCTTTACAAATCCGGAGAAAATAAACACCAGGCCAAGGATAATTCGTGCCAATAAAATGGAAAATCGCTGCATTCTTTTGGTAAAAGCATACATTAGGAAATCAATAAAAGCTATGCAGCCAAAAATGATGATTACAAGTAATATGCTGCTCATAATGTGTTATTTTTATTTAGTTTTTTGTTCTTCAAAGAGTTTTATTAAAGCAAAAATGGCATAATTAATCATGTCATAATAATTAGCATCAACGCCTTCTGAAACTTTCGTCATGCCGTTGTTATCTTCAATCTGTTTAGTACGGAAGATTTTCATAAGGATAATATCAGTAAGAGAGCCGACACGCATATCACGCCAGGCTTCGCCATAATCGTGATTTTTGTCTTGCATAAGTCGTTGGGCTTTGTCAATATATTTGTTATATAATTCAATAGCCTGAGCAGAGTCTAAATTTAGATTTTCGTAATCATTCAGCTCAATTTGAATCAGCGCCATTACGGAATAATTGGCAATGCCAATAAACTCAGGAATAATACCTTCTGAAATCCGTTGCGTACCTTTTTCATCAATACTTCTGATACGCTGAGCCTTAATATATATTTGGTCTGTAAGGGATGATGGTCTTAAGATGCGCCAAGCTGTTCCGTAATCATTCATTTTCTTCAGGAAAAGTTCACGGCATTTTTTTACGACATCATCGTATTGTTTTAAGGTAAGGTCCATACAAATATTTATTTTTGTATAAAATCTAAACGCAAAGATAACAAAAATCATATACGACAACCATTGAAAAAAAGCACTTTAAACTGCAAAGGGAAACTTATATCGCTCAACAAACCATTGGTGATGGGTATTTTGAACGTTACCTCGGATTCTTTCTATGAATGCAGCCGGGTTCCCAACATGCATGAGTGGCTATCACAAACAGAAAAAATGCTTTCCGAAGGTGCGGATATTATAGATATTGGTTGTGTATCCACCCGCCCCGGGGCTACTATTGCGGATGAGAAAACTGAACGTGAAAAGCTTATGCCCGTGCTTTATAGTATTGTGAATAAATTTCCGGAAGCAATAATTTCTGTGGATACATTCCGTGCCGGCATTGCAAAAGAAGCTGTAAGCGCAGGTGCATCAATAATAAACGACATTTCCGGAGGCGAATTTGACGACAACATGTTCCAAACTATTTCAGAAATAAAAGCCCCTTACATTCTGATGCATGTTCAGGGGACTTCTGAAAGTATGCACATAAAATACACATACCAAAATACTTCAAAAGAAGTGTTACTTTCACTTGTGGAAAAAACCAAGCGTTTAAAACAACTTGGAGTGAATGACATTATTATTGACCCTGGAATAGGATTCAGTAAAAATGTTGAACAAAACTATCAGATTTTAAAAAAACTGCACTTGTTTGATTTTATTCCATTTCCTTTACTCATTGGAGTTTCCAGAAAATCTTTGATTTGGAAAACATTAAAATCATCGCCAGCCGAAGCCCTGAACGGTACAACTGTATTACATACTTATTGCCTTCTGAAAAAAGCGGATATTATAAGGACACATGATGTTAAAGAAGTCAGGGAATGTATTGATATTTTATCCAGTTTAAAAGCACAGTAATACACAAGCAATATTTATCATTTCCTTTTAGTTGTTGCAATACTTATTCCATGCAGCTTGTGCCTGAGGGTAGCCCATATCAGAAGCTTTTTTAAAGTAATCACAAGCTGTTGTGTTATTTCCTTTTTTCCGGTTAAGTTCACCAAGCATAAAAATGGCTTCCGTGTTGTTTGGGCTGACCTGCAATGCCTGCATAAAATATTTACCGGCATTATTATAAT is a window of Bacteroidales bacterium DNA encoding:
- a CDS encoding DUF1599 domain-containing protein yields the protein MDLTLKQYDDVVKKCRELFLKKMNDYGTAWRILRPSSLTDQIYIKAQRIRSIDEKGTQRISEGIIPEFIGIANYSVMALIQIELNDYENLNLDSAQAIELYNKYIDKAQRLMQDKNHDYGEAWRDMRVGSLTDIILMKIFRTKQIEDNNGMTKVSEGVDANYYDMINYAIFALIKLFEEQKTK
- the prmC gene encoding peptide chain release factor N(5)-glutamine methyltransferase is translated as MKVASNKTADIIRYVRKCLKDVYPEEEIASFIFILFESYCKLNKTGLLSGKREYINESELLLIYNAVKELEHHKPIQYITGTTWFYGLEFIVEPAVLIPRPETEELVEIIIKENKNNGSQKILDIGTGSGCIAVSLKKYLPFAEISAMEVAQEALEIARGNSEKNNSDIHFIHADILNEKQWGKKKYDIIVSNPPYVKESEKKMMSKNILDYEPAQALFVSDTNPLIFYNAIFSFSSRQKNKTKIYLEINESMAEELIALANTYNISEINIVKDIHGKNRFFICELS
- a CDS encoding DoxX family protein, translated to MSSILLVIIIFGCIAFIDFLMYAFTKRMQRFSILLARIILGLVFIFSGFVKAVDLLGSMYKFNDYFLAFGMEWLMPASLFLGFLLFCSEFLIGFCFLFNIKIRFFSWIMLLYMVFFTILTIVLAIFNPVSDCGCFGDAIIMTNWETFFKNVVLMIFVLVVFAGRKKITNRFPAVTQYGIMFIGLTIILWLSIYCYRHLPLIDFMHWKVGTKISEKVVDTPEIADIKLIYKHKVTGEMFEYTSKTLPWQDTSFFNKLEFVDQKKTVLQEYKPAPIHDFMIDDVDKVNHNVELISNQCYQFLLVIYDITKTEETVYPRINEFYETCLKDTIGFAALCGSDFQTIDYFRHEVKADYEFYTVDETALKSVVRSNPGLILLKEGVVLDKWAWRDFPEYKEFKEKIPGYEKLLLEKKSAIPEKEKK
- the folP gene encoding dihydropteroate synthase, translating into MKKSTLNCKGKLISLNKPLVMGILNVTSDSFYECSRVPNMHEWLSQTEKMLSEGADIIDIGCVSTRPGATIADEKTEREKLMPVLYSIVNKFPEAIISVDTFRAGIAKEAVSAGASIINDISGGEFDDNMFQTISEIKAPYILMHVQGTSESMHIKYTYQNTSKEVLLSLVEKTKRLKQLGVNDIIIDPGIGFSKNVEQNYQILKKLHLFDFIPFPLLIGVSRKSLIWKTLKSSPAEALNGTTVLHTYCLLKKADIIRTHDVKEVRECIDILSSLKAQ
- a CDS encoding DNA-3-methyladenine glycosylase, whose protein sequence is MVILDYKFYQRDDVVRIAKELLGKTLCTKIDEKLCGGIITETEAYAGIHDKASHAYGGRRSERTEIMYQKGGTAYVYLCYGVHSLFNVVTNKKDIPDAVLIRGIAPVTGTEFMLQRTGKKTLDKNFSIGPGKVSKALGIHYSHTGIDLCGDTIWLEDTGIIVHEDEIKTGTRIGVNYAGEDALLPYRFIFINYQK
- a CDS encoding glycosyltransferase family 2 protein, coding for MKVAVVILNWNGRSFLEKFLPFVIKYSSDIAEIIVADNASSDDSVNFLKNNFPENRLIINESNGGFAKGYNDALKQIEAEYYILLNSDIEVTPGWIEPVIRLMDSDKNIAACQPKLLSYYERNKFEYAGAAGGFIDKYGYPFCRGRMFLSLEEDLGQYDNNCEIFWATGACLFVRAELFHKFGGLDEDFFAHMEEIDFCWRLKNHGYKIMYCHESKIYHIGGGTLPKSSARKTYLNFRNNFTLLYKNLPKNRVFPVFSIRLVLDSIAAFKFLLDGGLRDFLAVTRAHLSFYRRFGRIRQKRKMQVQQTVEQIYKASIVKEYHISGKKKFSELNSSKFL
- a CDS encoding class I SAM-dependent rRNA methyltransferase; this translates as MATFHRITLKHGKEEALLRYHPWVFSGAIHRIEGEPSEGDIVEVYSSHNEFLGTGHYNQGSINVRIFSFEQTKCDRAFWKKKLENALNYRKLLGLFESKDTNAYRLVFGEGDGLPGLIIDFYNGTAVIQCHTYGMYLLHQQFAEIISELYNEKIHSIYLKCEETLPKKFNGQIHNAYLLKKEKENTITENDCQYFVDWENGQKTGFFLDQRENRRTLMPFCKNKTVLNTFCYTGSFSVCALKAGASLVHSVDSSARAIELTEKNIDLNGFSSQGHLSFRSDVIEYLKNDDNTYDIIILDPPAFAKHLKTKHSAVQGYKRLNEAAMQKIRKGGFLFTFSCSQVVDAVLFRSTVIAAAIQSKREIRIAGTLTQPPDHPVSAFHPEGEYLKGLILQIE
- a CDS encoding ABC transporter permease is translated as MLHFLAKRLFYGFLVLFGVITIVFLLFNVLPADPARMMLGQRADSASVEAINKDLGRDKPLYLQYINYLNDLSPISVHNFSDNNSYFFLDEAKYKPLTRLFNISETKALVIKSPYLRRSYQSKAKVTDILLEAFPLTALLAVVSILFAAVLGIFTGIICAVKKDSWFDQIAMFLSVIGMSVPSFFAAILIAWVFAYILGEYTGLNMIGSLYSIDDFGEGVHLNLKNIILPALTLGIRPLAIIVELTRSSMLEVLSQDYIRTAKAKGLSFFKVITRHALKNVMNPVVTAISGWFASLMAGAVFVEYVFDWKGMGMVMVDGLGKYDFPVVMGAILFISVILVVINILTDIVYGLLDPRVRLT